The DNA segment CATAAAGAGACGGTTTTCCCGGCACATCGCGCTGGCCAACTACCTTGATCCAACCGCGTTCTGACAGGCTCTTGACAATCTGGGAACTCACCGCAACACCGCGGATTTCTTCAATATCACTGCGGGTTACCGGCTGGCGATAGGCGATGATCGCCAGGGTTTCCAGGGTTGCACGGGAGTACTTTTGCGCTTTTTCCTCCCACAGGCGATTCACCCAGGGTGCCAGGTCTTCGGGCACCTGAAAGCGCCAGCCACTGGCTACCCTCTTGAGTTCAAACCCGCGTCCGGCACAACTTTGCGCTATATTTTCCAGTGCGTCTCTCAAGGTCGCCTTGGAGGGTTGCTCCTCCTTATGCAACAGCGACAGCAGCTTTTCCTCACTCAGGGGCTGCTCTGCCGCCAGCAGGGCACCCTCCAGGATTCTGTGTAACAATTCCGGTGCTATTGTCATCTCTTCGTTTCTAACTCTGGCCCTTCACGGACAATTTCCATGATTCCCGGCGATACTCTTTCCTGGGACCCGGTCAACTCGGTCACTGTCGGTTGGCCGGTCTCAGGATTCGCTTCCTTTTCAACAAAAGAGTCAATTCCGCCAGTTTCGCTTTCTTCTGTACATTCAATATCCGCAACATTTTCCTCACCGTGGCCGGCGGCACGTACATGGATAGGGCCAAAGGCCTCGTTCTGGACCAGTTCCACCAGGGATTCCTTGACCAGTTCCATCACCGCGAGAAAGGTGACTACAACCCCGAGACGTCCTTCTTTCACAGTGAACAAACTTACAAAAGGCACAAACTGACGGTGACGAATTCGTTCCAGAACCTGGGTCATACGCTCGCGGGTAGACAACTTTTCCCGCTCCACCTGGTGGCTTTCAAACATATCCGCACGCCGCAGCACATCCGCCAGCGACACCAGTACCTCCTTGAGGTTCACCTCCGGATCCGGACGGGTACTATTGCGGTCGGGGCTCTCGGCACTGGCCCGGTGAACATCGCGGCCTATACGCGCAATTTCGTCCAGCTCCTCCGCTGCGGTCTTGAAGCGCTCGTACTCCTGCAGGCGGCGGATCAGTGCCGCACGGGGATCTTCACCCTCTTCCTCCTCTACGTGCGGGGGGCGCGGCAGAAGCATACGCGATTTGATTTCCGCGAGCATCGCCGCCATCACCAGATAGTCCGCTGCCAGCTCGAAGCGGATTGCCGTCATCATTTCCACATACGCCATATATTGGCGGGTGATGTCTGCGACATTGATCTCGAGAATATCCAGATTCTGGCGCCGAATCAGATAAAGGAGCAGGTCCAGAGGCCCTTCAAATGCCTCCAGTATCACTTCCAGCGCATCTGGCGGAATAAAGAGGTCAGGCGGAAGGTCGGTAAAAGCTTCACCCTGCACCAGGGCCAGGGGCACGTCCACCGGCCTGCCCTGTAGACCAGCATCGGTCTGCGCAAGCGACCCGGCTTCGCACGCCACAATACCAGTGGGATCCCGCTTTTCCCCATCGGTTGCCAGTGCTTTTGCTTTATTAGACACCCTGCCACGCCTTTAAAAGTGCAAACTTGCAATTATACACCAGCACAGCGCCTTTCAGCCCAGTATCCCGCTAATGGCGCCACACCCATGGCGAATCAGTTGGGGTTCGTCCCCGGTAAGATCAATGACGGACGTCGCCTCCAGTCCGCAAAAACCCCCGTCTATGACCAGCTCCACCTGGTGCTCGAGCATATCGCGGATATCGTAAGGATCGGTGAGCGGTTGCTCGTCGCCAGGCATAATCAGGCTGCAACTCATCAGGGGTTCGCCAACCGCCTCGATCAACGCGAGAGCAATCGGGTTGTCCGGAACACGGATGCCGATGGTTTTGCGCTTGGGGTGTATAAGGCGCCTGGGTACTTCCGCTGTCGCCGGCATAATAAATGTGTAGGGACCCGGCGTGTGATTTTTTAAAAGCCGGAACATCTGGTTATCCACCTTTGCGTAAGTGGCCAACTCTGAGAGATCCCGGCACATCAGGGTAAAGTTATGCTGTTTGTCCAGTTGGCGCAGTGCACGAATCCGCTCCACCGCCAGTTTCTCACCCAAACGGCACCCAATCGCATAAGCCGAGTCCGTGGGAAAAATGATAACGCCTCCGTGGGTCACAATGTCAGCGGCCTGACTGATCAGACGCCCCTGGGGATTATCCGGATGAATTTGAAAAAACTGCGCCACAAAAGCCCCCGAGCCTCGAATGAATGGAAAAAGTTCACAGCGGTTACACGCGCTCGCCAGGGGACTCAGAGCCCGCCAAGTGATCAAACTGGCAGTGGATGGCTCTGCAAGCCCCGGTGCAGAGTGTGCCACAGATTCCACACCGGCTCGACGCCTTGCGGCAGATGCACACAGCCCAACTCCCGCCAAGCCTGCCCGGGCTGGTGAAAATCGCTGCCCAGCGAAGAAGGGGGCACGGGTAGCTGCACCGCCCTAGCCCCCGCGGTAATCAGGGCGCTCAGCTCCTTGGTCTGCGCGGGATTCTGACGGCCACAAAGCAGCTCCAACGCATCGCCACCACTGCGTAAGAAATCGCTGATCAGGCGCTGCAACTGTGTGCGGGTCAGACGGTATTTAAGCGGGTGTGCCAGCACAGCACAGCCCCCCGCTGCATGGATGGTGTCGATGGTCTCCGCCAGTTGCGGCCACTCGACCTGTACATCACCGACCCTGCCTGTGCCAAGATAGCGTTTGAATGCGCGCGCAGAATCCACCACATGCCCCGCCTCCACCAGCCAGCGGGCAAAGTGCGGGCGACCCGGAGCAGCTCGCCCGGCAAGGCCACAAGCGCCCTCCAAGGCACCGTGAAAACCGCATTGATGCAGTTGCCTGGCGATCCGCTCGGCCCGCTCACAGCGCAATGTCTGGCGCAACCCGATGGCTCGCTGCAAGAGCGCCGAAGTCGGTTGGATATTAAGCCCCAGGATATGAATGGGGCGCCGTCCCCAGAGCGTAGAAAATTCAATGCCTGCCACCACGGTAATACCCGCGTGTTCACCGGCACACTGAGCCTGTGCCACACCATCGACCGTATCGTGGTCGGTAAGCGCCATTAATGTCACACCCAGAGACTTAGCTCTCGACACCAGTTGCGCAGGACTTAAAATACCATCCGAAGCGGTACTGTGACTGTGCAGATCGACCAGATCTGTTTTCAGGTCTGCTAAAAGGGCTCTCAATAACTGGGCTCTCACTGGGTTTTGCGCGGCATAATGGCGCAAAATACGTTATTTTGGAACAATTAGCCGACGCGAATGTCTCACCCGCACCCGGCACTACCAGGGATAAGGCCCGGACCCGGAGTCAACCAGCAGTGACACCAATGGCCCGGCG comes from the Microbulbifer sp. MI-G genome and includes:
- a CDS encoding L-threonylcarbamoyladenylate synthase, with the protein product MAQFFQIHPDNPQGRLISQAADIVTHGGVIIFPTDSAYAIGCRLGEKLAVERIRALRQLDKQHNFTLMCRDLSELATYAKVDNQMFRLLKNHTPGPYTFIMPATAEVPRRLIHPKRKTIGIRVPDNPIALALIEAVGEPLMSCSLIMPGDEQPLTDPYDIRDMLEHQVELVIDGGFCGLEATSVIDLTGDEPQLIRHGCGAISGILG
- a CDS encoding PHP domain-containing protein, whose protein sequence is MRALLADLKTDLVDLHSHSTASDGILSPAQLVSRAKSLGVTLMALTDHDTVDGVAQAQCAGEHAGITVVAGIEFSTLWGRRPIHILGLNIQPTSALLQRAIGLRQTLRCERAERIARQLHQCGFHGALEGACGLAGRAAPGRPHFARWLVEAGHVVDSARAFKRYLGTGRVGDVQVEWPQLAETIDTIHAAGGCAVLAHPLKYRLTRTQLQRLISDFLRSGGDALELLCGRQNPAQTKELSALITAGARAVQLPVPPSSLGSDFHQPGQAWRELGCVHLPQGVEPVWNLWHTLHRGLQSHPLPV